The Candidatus Endomicrobium procryptotermitis genome has a window encoding:
- the ruvC gene encoding crossover junction endodeoxyribonuclease RuvC — protein MIVLGIDPGLSLTGWGVISALSRDKIIPLQYGCIRTKPSETLSERLQNINIELQMLINTYKPEVAAIEELFFLKEAKSVAAVGQSRGAIVLTVSLNKIKLFEYNPRHVKMALTGYGSADKSQMQHMVKTLLRLKEIPKPDDAADALAIAVCHINTVRTLE, from the coding sequence ATGATAGTTTTAGGAATCGATCCTGGTCTTTCGCTTACGGGATGGGGAGTTATCTCAGCGTTGTCCCGCGATAAAATTATACCTTTACAATATGGCTGCATACGTACTAAACCGTCCGAAACTCTGTCTGAAAGACTGCAAAATATAAATATTGAGCTGCAAATGCTTATAAATACGTATAAGCCTGAAGTGGCCGCCATAGAAGAATTGTTTTTTTTAAAAGAAGCCAAATCTGTAGCTGCGGTCGGACAGTCGCGCGGAGCTATAGTTCTGACCGTGTCTTTAAATAAAATAAAATTATTTGAATATAATCCGAGACATGTAAAAATGGCTCTAACCGGGTACGGCTCTGCGGATAAAAGTCAAATGCAGCATATGGTTAAAACTCTGCTGAGGCTTAAAGAGATACCAAAACCGGATGATGCTGCGGATGCTCTGGCAATAGCTGTATGTCACATAAATACGGTAAGGACATTGGAATGA
- a CDS encoding epoxyqueuosine reductase QueH, whose product MKHKLLLHICCAPCSASAVKMLREDFEISFYWYNPNIYNKEEYYKRKDASQKYARAIDVKFYEEENFVYDYGSRLSKGGENCVFCYNIRLEKAAQAAKKNNFEFFTTSLLSSPYQKHDLIARIGEEKAKKSGVNFLYVDFRPAFYEGKNLLRKEGYYIQRYCGCAKSYNERFAVNEA is encoded by the coding sequence ATGAAACACAAACTTTTACTGCATATATGCTGCGCTCCGTGCTCGGCTTCAGCAGTAAAAATGCTGAGAGAGGATTTTGAAATATCTTTTTACTGGTATAATCCCAATATTTACAATAAGGAAGAGTATTATAAAAGAAAAGATGCATCGCAGAAATATGCCCGTGCGATTGATGTAAAATTTTATGAAGAGGAAAATTTTGTTTACGATTATGGCAGCCGGCTTTCCAAAGGCGGCGAAAACTGCGTTTTTTGTTATAATATAAGACTGGAAAAAGCCGCGCAGGCTGCAAAAAAAAATAATTTTGAGTTTTTTACGACGTCGCTTTTGTCCAGCCCTTACCAAAAGCATGACTTAATAGCACGGATAGGAGAAGAAAAAGCCAAAAAAAGTGGGGTTAATTTTTTATATGTTGATTTCAGGCCGGCATTTTATGAGGGAAAAAACTTGCTGAGAAAAGAAGGCTATTATATTCAAAGATATTGTGGATGTGCTAAATCGTACAATGAAAGATTTGCGGTCAATGAAGCTTAG
- the queA gene encoding tRNA preQ1(34) S-adenosylmethionine ribosyltransferase-isomerase QueA, with the protein MNCKDKFLDNYDYKIPPELIAQKPVQNRSDSRLFVIHKNSDKFEHKKFLDITCYLGRGDCIVINTTKVVPSRLFGKKSSGGKTEILFLEPCQSAMEYKVLTKPFLETGKKVYFEDGFECIVKSRMEQGESIVEFNRPHVFDFLQKYGIMPLPPYINRKNGLADEFSDIDKERYQTVYAVEPGAIAAPTAGLHFTKEVLQKLQNKGVNIARLTLHVGWGTFKPVVSSDLNDHKMMSEKYYIDTENTAIINESIKNNKKVASVGTTSARALESLAKETGFTENGKTYVKEFFGETSIFIYPGYRFRIINALITNFHLPKSTPLMMASAFCSRKTMLKAYKEAVKEKYRFFSYGDSMIII; encoded by the coding sequence ATGAACTGCAAAGATAAATTTCTTGACAATTATGATTATAAAATTCCACCTGAACTGATAGCTCAAAAACCTGTACAAAACCGCTCTGATTCGCGCTTATTCGTAATCCATAAAAACAGCGATAAGTTTGAACATAAAAAATTTTTGGATATAACCTGCTATTTAGGCAGAGGGGATTGTATAGTAATAAATACCACAAAAGTGGTTCCTTCAAGACTTTTTGGCAAAAAATCGAGCGGTGGAAAAACGGAGATTCTTTTTTTGGAACCGTGCCAATCCGCAATGGAATACAAAGTTTTGACAAAACCCTTTCTTGAAACGGGAAAGAAAGTATATTTTGAAGATGGCTTTGAATGTATTGTCAAATCCAGAATGGAACAGGGCGAAAGCATAGTTGAATTTAATAGACCGCACGTATTTGATTTTCTGCAAAAATACGGCATAATGCCGCTTCCTCCTTACATAAACAGAAAAAACGGTTTAGCAGATGAATTTTCTGATATTGACAAAGAAAGGTACCAAACCGTTTATGCTGTAGAGCCTGGCGCTATCGCTGCCCCTACGGCAGGACTTCATTTTACAAAAGAGGTTTTACAAAAGCTGCAAAATAAAGGTGTAAATATCGCAAGGCTGACTTTGCATGTCGGATGGGGCACGTTTAAACCTGTTGTCAGCTCCGATTTAAACGATCATAAAATGATGTCGGAAAAATATTATATTGATACCGAAAATACAGCAATAATAAACGAGTCAATCAAAAATAATAAAAAAGTCGCGTCGGTAGGAACTACTTCGGCCAGAGCTTTGGAATCACTGGCAAAAGAAACCGGCTTTACCGAAAATGGAAAAACATATGTAAAAGAGTTTTTTGGTGAGACTTCAATTTTTATTTATCCGGGATACAGATTTAGAATAATAAACGCACTTATAACAAATTTTCATCTCCCGAAATCAACGCCTTTAATGATGGCAAGTGCCTTTTGTTCAAGAAAAACCATGCTGAAGGCATATAAAGAGGCTG
- a CDS encoding Holliday junction branch migration protein RuvA: MIDHINGILDYKTLDAVIVDVNGIGYKIYVSVSSFEKLPDVGNKVEIYIVEAVSGIYGGVICLYGFLSQEERDMYMMIKEEVPGTGAKKAMEYLDKISKSATDFKTAVMSKNAAMLHDIFGFTKKTADKLVTALKDKISSVNVSGKEKWQAAAYTTKSDLVSEAIAGLIALGYKESQARNAVNKSYSENEKITLEELIKKSLQQIG; the protein is encoded by the coding sequence ATGATAGATCATATAAATGGAATATTAGATTATAAAACGCTTGATGCCGTAATCGTGGATGTAAATGGGATAGGATATAAAATCTACGTTTCGGTTTCTTCTTTTGAAAAACTTCCCGATGTGGGAAATAAAGTAGAAATATATATTGTCGAAGCGGTTTCTGGAATATACGGCGGAGTAATATGCCTTTATGGTTTTTTATCTCAGGAAGAAAGGGATATGTACATGATGATAAAAGAGGAAGTTCCAGGAACAGGAGCAAAAAAAGCTATGGAATATTTGGATAAAATTTCAAAATCGGCCACCGATTTTAAAACCGCCGTTATGTCAAAAAATGCCGCGATGCTTCACGATATTTTCGGTTTCACAAAAAAAACCGCCGATAAGCTGGTTACTGCACTGAAAGATAAGATTTCTTCGGTTAATGTTTCGGGAAAAGAAAAGTGGCAGGCTGCAGCGTATACCACGAAAAGTGATTTGGTTTCGGAAGCCATTGCAGGGCTTATAGCTTTGGGATATAAAGAATCTCAGGCAAGAAATGCGGTAAATAAATCATACTCTGAAAATGAAAAAATTACGCTTGAAGAACTGATAAAAAAGTCTTTGCAACAGATAGGATAA
- a CDS encoding SpoIID/LytB domain-containing protein translates to MRSFLLTLLILFFSVQISLAYTAKKNIKVGIITNADSFSAAATDIFFVSDADDKKYKLSKGMTTLTAVEKGFKMRNFILKPPIKIESTNGIIFADKKPYRGFLTVIKFNSRAVVINVLTVEDYLKGVLPKEANPGWGTEALKTQAVASRTYTLANMGRHDSMGFDMCDTTHCQVYGGAAWESLSCNIAIAETKSEVLTYDAKLAQAVFHANCGGHTEDPKYVWGWTNATVEYLKGVKCGYCGNAPHTHWETTLSENFIIQKLSKYGVGKIKSIEVKDVTPAGSAMEVTIRHSKGMFDMNAYKFRLAVDAWKIKSTTFDDIKKDGDKITFKGRGWGHKVGLCQWGAKAMADEGKKYKQILEHYYPKTKVEKVTYQQ, encoded by the coding sequence TTGAGAAGTTTTTTGCTTACATTGCTGATTTTATTTTTTTCCGTACAAATAAGTTTAGCTTATACGGCAAAAAAAAACATAAAGGTCGGCATTATTACAAATGCCGATTCTTTCAGTGCTGCCGCGACTGACATTTTTTTTGTCAGCGATGCAGATGATAAAAAATATAAGCTTTCAAAAGGCATGACGACACTTACGGCTGTTGAAAAAGGTTTTAAAATGAGAAACTTCATATTAAAACCACCTATTAAGATAGAAAGTACAAACGGTATAATATTTGCCGATAAAAAACCCTACAGAGGATTTTTAACGGTTATAAAATTCAATTCTCGTGCGGTTGTCATAAATGTTTTAACGGTTGAAGATTATCTAAAAGGCGTTTTGCCTAAGGAGGCAAATCCCGGATGGGGAACGGAAGCTTTGAAAACACAGGCTGTAGCCAGCAGAACGTACACTCTTGCCAATATGGGAAGGCATGACAGTATGGGCTTTGACATGTGTGATACTACTCATTGTCAGGTTTACGGCGGAGCAGCATGGGAGTCGTTAAGCTGCAATATTGCCATTGCCGAAACAAAAAGCGAAGTTCTCACATATGATGCAAAGCTGGCACAGGCGGTTTTTCACGCCAACTGCGGCGGGCATACCGAAGATCCGAAATACGTTTGGGGCTGGACTAACGCTACTGTAGAATATTTAAAAGGTGTAAAATGTGGGTACTGCGGCAATGCTCCTCATACTCATTGGGAAACGACTTTAAGCGAAAACTTTATAATACAAAAGTTGTCAAAATACGGAGTGGGAAAAATTAAATCGATTGAAGTTAAAGACGTAACCCCTGCGGGATCGGCTATGGAAGTTACCATCAGGCATTCCAAAGGAATGTTTGACATGAACGCATATAAGTTCCGCCTTGCGGTAGACGCATGGAAGATAAAAAGCACTACGTTTGACGATATAAAAAAAGACGGGGACAAAATTACTTTTAAAGGTAGAGGATGGGGACATAAAGTCGGATTGTGTCAGTGGGGTGCTAAAGCGATGGCGGACGAAGGGAAAAAGTATAAACAAATACTTGAGCATTACTATCCGAAGACGAAAGTTGAGAAGGTAACGTATCAGCAATGA
- the ruvB gene encoding Holliday junction branch migration DNA helicase RuvB: protein MEKIERILESSKLTEEEKIENTLRPQSLDDFIGQDKLKDNLKVFIEAAKKRQEALDHCLFYAPPGLGKTTLSHIIAKEMGGNLRITSGPVLERVGDLAAILTNLSEGDVFFIDEIHRMNHLVEESLYPVMEDFELDIIIGQGPSAKTIKLPVPRFTLVGATTRAGLLSSPLRDRFGIIGHLDFYAVKDLIHIVKRSAFIMNVEIDEDAAEEIAKRSRGTPRIVNRLLKRVRDFAEINGGKITRPIAQKALDSLEVDNAGLDKMDRLLLITMINKFSGGPVGVDTLAVAISEESDTITDVYEPYLIQLGFIARTSRGRVVTEAGYRHIGAEPPRNFQKELI, encoded by the coding sequence ATGGAAAAAATTGAAAGAATACTGGAGAGTTCAAAATTAACGGAAGAAGAAAAGATAGAAAATACTTTAAGGCCGCAGTCTCTGGACGATTTCATTGGGCAGGATAAACTTAAAGACAATCTTAAAGTTTTTATAGAAGCCGCAAAAAAAAGGCAGGAAGCTTTGGATCACTGCCTTTTTTATGCTCCTCCTGGACTTGGAAAAACAACTCTTTCTCATATTATCGCAAAAGAAATGGGCGGGAATTTAAGAATAACTTCAGGTCCGGTGCTTGAAAGGGTTGGTGATTTGGCGGCTATTTTGACAAATCTTTCCGAAGGCGATGTGTTTTTTATTGATGAGATACACAGGATGAATCATCTTGTCGAAGAATCGCTTTATCCCGTAATGGAAGATTTTGAGCTTGATATAATTATCGGACAGGGACCGTCGGCAAAAACCATAAAACTTCCCGTACCGCGCTTTACTTTGGTGGGTGCTACGACGCGTGCAGGTCTTCTTTCAAGCCCTTTAAGAGACAGATTCGGCATTATCGGACATTTGGATTTTTACGCGGTAAAAGATCTCATACATATCGTAAAACGTTCTGCGTTTATAATGAATGTCGAAATTGACGAAGATGCGGCAGAGGAAATTGCAAAACGTTCTCGGGGTACGCCAAGAATAGTTAATAGGCTTTTAAAAAGAGTGAGGGATTTTGCCGAAATAAACGGAGGAAAAATTACACGTCCAATAGCACAGAAAGCTCTTGACTCTTTGGAAGTTGACAATGCGGGACTTGATAAAATGGACAGGCTGCTTTTGATCACGATGATTAATAAATTTAGCGGCGGTCCCGTAGGTGTTGACACATTAGCCGTCGCAATATCCGAAGAGTCTGACACTATTACAGATGTCTATGAACCTTATTTGATACAATTGGGATTTATAGCGAGAACTTCGCGCGGCAGAGTCGTAACTGAAGCAGGATACAGACATATCGGCGCTGAACCTCCGAGAAATTTTCAGAAAGAGCTTATATGA